Proteins co-encoded in one Aethina tumida isolate Nest 87 chromosome 7, icAetTumi1.1, whole genome shotgun sequence genomic window:
- the LOC109597939 gene encoding KIF-binding protein — MTITKEVFVDLQEKYNKVIKLIDEDSKLDPENEPFLSKYSARQVLIGMKANLENLLRNHTAESPDYLKLTAMLGCVYLYLGVVSIETEEIATGEKHLEKCNSIIEDHYMKPEVLLVAVNMFNQFGILWSQREPEKSKIYLEKAVQLYLDFKNDPTNLIDMSQLFQTNIENYDIEIAKRNLEKAYTLTLYYLAQIFGALKDALKSSVYCHITLQRQLQMKDYDPIDWALNAATLSQFFMERNGFKQARHHLAASSVILEQYEKELEQMTERDDAYEAKMEVFKHRSADVARCWSKYGLLLLSKSKERLLSHTDDINVNCSLTTDLSKLSLSSDSTVSENDLQHLDFEGLELYAHEYQVTDQFVLTLEDARRVFVNIQSWLSKAMEYYTLDNLASDYIEIVQDQSQMYLNLLFFDENQDNQAKLHKRRVDLLQGILNSVNPQFYLQYCRQVWFELAQAYADILDIKAEKLKESKGRPKPQALQKINHLVEKSIQNYMNFVESYREKPSGNWPKVLPEDAVKPYLQANFHIAALHGRYITLEKHRQLLATEQSLKYYKVVVDFCANNEKGKEVIAMELGICQEMVTLLPIKIAKLRQEMI, encoded by the exons atgacgaTTACAAAAGAAGTGTTTGTTGACTTGcaagaaaaatacaacaaagtAATAAAGCTAATAGATGAGGATAGTAAATTGGACCCGGAAAATGAACCCTTTCTTTCGAAGTATTCCGCCAGACAAGTTCTGATTGGTATGAAGGCGAATCTCGAAAATTTGCTGCGAAACCATACGGCTGAGTCTCCGGATTATTTAAAACTCACTG CAATGCTTGGTTGTGTGTATTTATATCTAGGAGTTGTATCGATTGAAACTGAGGAAATTGCCACAGGAGAAAAGCACTTAGAGAAGTGTAACAGCATAATTGAAGACCATTACATGAAGCCTGAAGTACTTTTGGTAGCTGTGAACATGTTCAATCAGTTTGGCATTCTTTGGTCACAAAGAGAACCAGAGAAATCTAAGATTTACTTGGAGAAAGCTGTGCAACTATATTTGGATTTCAAAAATGATCCAACCAATTTAATAGATATGAGTCAGTTGTTCCAAACTAACATAGAGAACTATGACATAGAAATAGCAAAACGAAACTTGGAAAAAGCCTACACTTTAACACTGTATTATCTGGCACAGATCTTTGGAGCCCTGAAGGATGCTTTAAAAAGTTCAGTATACTGCCACATAACATTACAAAGGCAGTTACAAATGAAGGACTATGACCCAATTGATTGGGCCCTGAATGCTGCTACTTTGAGCCAGTTCTTTATGGAAAGGAATGGTTTTAAACAGGCTCGCCATCATTTGGCTGCCAGTTCTGTGATATTAGAACAATATGAAAAAGAGCTTGAACAAATGACTGAAAGGGATGACGCATATGAGGCTAAAATGGAAGTGTTTAAGCACAGAAGTGCTGATGTTGCAAGATGCTGGTCTAAATATGGGTTGTTGTTGCTCTCTAAATCCAAGGAAAGGTTGTTAAGCCATACAGatgatattaatgtaaattgttcATTGACTACAGATTTGTCCAAGTTGTCCTTGTCCTCAGATTCAACAGTGTCAGAGAATGACTTACAGCATTTAGATTTTGAGGGCCTAGAGTTATATGCACATGAATATCAAGTGACTGATCAATTTGTTTTGACATTAGAGGATGCTAGGAgagtttttgttaacatacaAAGCTGGCTCTCAAAAGCAATGGAATACTATACATTGGATAATTTAGCTTCAGACTACATAGAAATAGTACAAGACCAAAGTcaaatgtatttgaatttgttgttCTTTGATGAAAATCAAGATAATCAGGCAAAATTGCACAAAAGGAGGGTGGACTTGTTGCAAGGTATCTTAAACAGTGTCAACCCTCAGTTTTACCTGCAGTACTGCAGACAAGTTTGGTTTGAACTTGCACAAGCTTATGCTGACATACTGGACATCAAAGCTGAAAAGTTAAAAGAAAGCAAAGGAAGACCAAAGCCACAAGCACTACAAAAGATAAATCATTTAGTTGAGAAAAGTATTCAGAACTATATGAACTTTGTGGAATCATACAGAGAGAAACCATCAGGCAATTGGCCCAAAGTTCTTCCAGAGGATGCTGTAAAACCATATTTGCAGGCAAATTTTCACATTGCAGCATTACATGGGAGGTACATAACATTGGAGAAACACAGGCAGCTGCTTGCCACAGAGCAAAGTTTGAAGTATTATAAAGTTGTGGTAGATTTTTGTGCAAACAATGAAAAGGGTAAAGAGGTGATCGCAATGGAACTTGGAATATGCCAGGAAATGGTTACGTTGTTGCCCATAAAAATAGCCAAGCTAAGACAagaaatgatataa
- the LOC109597940 gene encoding barrier-to-autointegration factor: MSTTSQKHRNFVAEPMGDKPVTDLAGVGGVLGERLVTAGFDKAYVVLGQFLVLKKNQELFKEWMKDTCQANSKQSSDCWQCLNDWCEEFL, encoded by the exons ATGTCCACCACATCACAAAAACATCGTAATTTTGTCGCCGAACCTATGGGAGACAAACCAGTGACGGATCTAGCAGGCGTTGGCGGTGTATTGGGAGAAAGATTGGTAACTGCCGGATTCGACAAG gcGTACGTGGTTCTCGGTCAGTTTTTAGTGTTGAAGAAAAATCAGGAATTATTCAAGGAATGGATGAAGGACACGTGTCAGGCGAATTCCAAACAGTCATCGGATTGCTGGCAATGTTTGAATGACTGGTGTGAAGAGTTCTTGTAA